In one window of Apium graveolens cultivar Ventura unplaced genomic scaffold, ASM990537v1 ctg7056, whole genome shotgun sequence DNA:
- the LOC141703745 gene encoding secreted RxLR effector protein 161-like, with amino-acid sequence MAKCNPCKYPMDPKEVITKNEGGKAVDAIQFKSLVGGLRYLVHTCPDIVYAMGVISRHMERPTIIHLNAAKHILRYIHGTLNLGLVYTKDCGNNLLTGYSDSNLAGNLDDRRSTGAMVFYLNECLVTWVSQKQHNIALSSYEAEYMAAAIAACQGIWLRNVMMQVTGERINPVVIYVDNRSTIDLARNPVSHKRNKHIDIRFYFIRECIDRGEIVIKHIGGESQRADILT; translated from the coding sequence ATGGCTAAATGTAATCCGTGCAAATATCCTATGGATCCAAAGGAAGTCATTACTAAAAATGAAGGAGGGAAAGCAGTCGATGCAATACAATTTAAGAGTCTAGTTGGTGGACTTAGATACTTGGTTCACACATGCCCGGACATTGTATACGCTATGGGTGTGATTAGCAGACACATGGAAAGACCAACTATAATTCATCTTAATGCAGCAAAACATATACTGAGATATATACACGGCACGTTGAATCTTGGTCTGGTCTACACAAAGGATTGTGGAAATAACCTATTAACTGGATATTCTGACAGTAACCTAGCAGGAAATCTCGATGATCGAAGAAGTACTGGTGCAATGGTTTTCTATCTGAATGAATGTTTAGTGACATGGGTGTCTCAAAAGCAACATAACATTGCCTTATCCTCCTATGAAGCAGAATATATGGCTGCTGCAATAGCTGCGTGCCAAGGGATTTGGCTCAGGAACGTGATGATGCAGGTTACAGGTGAACGAATCAATCCAGTTGTTATATATGTTGATAATAGGTCAACAATAGATTTGGCAAGAAATCCAGTTTCTCATAAGCGAAACAAGCACATCGACATACGTTTTTATTTCATCAGGGAATGCATTGATCGAGGTGAAATTGTTATTAAACACATAGGTGGAGAAAGCCAGCGAGCAGACATATTAACGTAA